Sequence from the Nocardia cyriacigeorgica GUH-2 genome:
ACGCCGGCGACATCGCCACAGCATGCGCCTGGTATCAGAGCGACGCCGACATTCTGGCGTCACTGTATGAAGCACACACCGACTTGCTGATCGGTGCCGAATTGGACGTCGACGCGGCTTCCCTACATCTGCTCTGCATCGAGATGGCGAGCATTCTGGGCGCCACCCGGCTCGCTGAACTCTCGGCAGCATGGGCCCGGACCGACCGAGCACTCCTGGCCCATCATTTCGCTCGTCATCAGTCGAGGTCCCGCCCTGACCACAACGCAGCCCGAAAAGCACTTCGCGCCCTGGACTACTTACTCGTCAGCTGACAGATCGCAATGATACGAATTCGGCCGCGGTGACCCGGACCTACACGTTGAAGCGGAACTCGACCACGTCACCATCGACCATGACGTAGTCCTTCCCTTCCATCCGCACCTTGCCCGCGGCCTTGGCAGCCGCCATGGACCCGGCTTCGACGAGGTCGTCGTACGCAACGACTTCGGCCTTGATGAACCCACGCTCGAAGTCGGTGTGGATGACGCCGGCGGCCTTCGGCGCGGTGTCGCCCTGGTGGATGGTCCAGGCCCGAGCTTCCTTCGGACCGGCTGTCAGATACGTCTGCAATCCGAGGGTGTGGAAGCCGGCGCGGGCGAGGGAGTGCAGGCCGGGTTCGTGCTGGCCGATGGATTCGAGGAGTTCGGCGGCGGATTCGGCGTCGAGTTCGAGGAGTTCGGCTTCCACCTTGGCGTCGAGGAAGACCGCGTCGGCGGGGGCTACGGAGGCCTTCAGTTCGGCGATCTTCGCGTCGTCGGTGAGGACGGATTCGTCGGCGTTGAAGACGTAGAGGAAGGGCTTGGTGGTGAGCAGGGAGAGTTCTTTGAGGAGCTCGGTGTCGACCCTGTCGGCGGCGGCGAAGAGGGTGGTGCCGCTGTTGAGGATTTCCTGGGCGGCCTTGGCGGCGTCGGCGACGGGCTTGCGGTCCTTTTTGACCTTGGCTTCCTTGTCCAGGCGGACGACGGCCTTTTCCAGGGTTTGCAGGTCGGCGAGGATGAGCTCGGTTTCGATGACCTCGATGTCGGCCGAGGGGTCGACGCGACCGTCGACATGGACGACGTCGTCATCGGCGAACACGCGCACGACCTGGCAGATGGCGTCGGCTTCGCGGATGTTGGCGAGGAACTTGTTGCCCAGGCCCGCGCCCTCGGACGCGCCCTTGACGATGCCGGCGATGTCGACGAAGGAGACGGTGGCGGGCACGATGCGCTCGGAGCCGAAGATCTCGGCCAGCTTGTCCAGGCGCGGGTCGGGCAGCGGGACCACCCCGACGTTCGGCTCGATGGTCGCGAACGGGTAGTTCGCGGCCAGCACGTCGTTGCGGGTCAGCGCGTTGAACAGCGTCGACTTTCCGACGTTGGGCAGGCCGACGATTCCGAGGGTGAGACTCACGCGGATGCCTCGCTGCGCTCGGCATCCGCGTACGTCTGGGACGCTGTGTTTACTGGTTCCCTCGCAAGCTCGCTCACGGGAACAAGAGTCTACGCGGGTCTCACCCCTCGACCGTTCAGGGGATCAGCACGACCTTGCCGAGGTTGGCCCGCTTCTCGATGACGGTGTGCGCGGCGGCCGCGTCTTCCAACGCGAACTCCTCGTGCACCGCCGGATGCAGCAGCCCGGACGCGAAGTACTGCCACAGTTCCTGACGCCAGTGCTCGTAGACGTCGGGCTGTTCGCGCGCGATGCGGGCGATCTGGAATCCGGTCACCGATTTGGCGCCCGAGAGCAGGTCGAAGGCTTCGACGGTGCCTCCGCCGGAGCTGTAGGCGACCATGCGTCCACCGGTGCGTACCGCGGCGAGGGCGGGTGCGAGCAGCTCACCGCCGACGGCCTCGAGGGCGTAATCGACGGGCGCGCCCCACGCGGAGTCCTCATAAGCGACGACCTCGTCGGCACCGAGCCCCCGCACGAACTCGGCCTTGGCGGGATCGGACACCGCACCGACCACCCGCGCCGCACCCCGGACCCGGGCCAGCTGCACAGCCAGATGCCCGACACCGGACGCCGCCGCGGTGACCAACGCCGATTCACCCTCGACCGGATTCGCCGCATCGAGCGCGCCCAACGCCACCAGCCCGGTGCGGACCAGCGCCACCGCGTCGACCGCCGACGCGCCGTCAGGAATCGGCGAAGCCATCGCCACCGACAACAGCGCGTATTCGGCGTAACCGTGCCCGAAGACCAGGCCGGTCACTCGGTAGCCGGGTGCGTAGTTCTCGACCCCTTCGCCGACGGCGACCACTTCACCGGCGATCTCGCCACCCAGCGGAATCGGGTCGCGCTGTTCGCGCACCTTCCGCACCACCGGCAGCGTCACCCCGACGGCTTCGACGCGGACGAGCAATTCGCCCGGACCGGGCGTCGGCACATCGACCGAGACGATCTCGAGCACCTCGGGACCCCCGCTGTGCTGGTATTGCACCCGCCGCATCACACCTCCAGGCTTGGTTCAGGAGCGGTAACGGTAACCACATAACGGCGCCACCTCACATACCCAACTACCCCCGAGTGCGCCATCTCACGCCCGCCGCGGGCCGGTAGAGAGGCACGTCACGCGACTGTCGGCGTGTCCGAAAGCTCTTGCGTGGCGTGTCGCGCGGCGTAGCGTCGATGCCATGGCTCCGATCTCGGAGGTGGTGACGGCGCGGCCGGCGCCGGGGCTGACGGCGTTCATCGACCGCTATATCGGCTACCGGATGACGGGGTATCCGCCCGGTCTGCATCGTGGGCTGCCGTCGCGGCATATGACGTTCATCGTGGCGATCGGGCCGACCATCGACGTCGTCACCCAGACCGATGCGAAGCAGGCGCCGGCCGACTACCGCTGCGTGCTGAGCGGATTGCAGCCGGGGCCGGCGGCGATCGCGCACAACGGGACCCAGGAGGGTGTGGCGATCGAGCTGACGCCGCTGGGCAGCCGGGTGTTGTTCGGTATGCCCGCGGGCGAACTCTGGAACCTCTCGGTGGAGTTGTCGGATGTGACGGGCCCGGTGGCGCAGCAGTTGGCCGAGGAACTGCATCTGCACGCGCAGTGGCCGCGCCGATTCGAAGCCTGCGATCGCGTGCTCACGAAACTGGCCCATCCGGACCGGTTGGTGTCGCCGGAGTTGAGCTGGGCGTGGCGGGCGGTGGTCGGCTCCGGCGGGACGCTGCCGGTGGGTCCGCTGGCCGAGCGAATCGGCTGGAGCCGACAGCATCTGACCCGCCGGTTCGGCGCGGAATTCGGGCTCAGCCCCAAGCTCGCCGCGCGGATCGCCCGATTCGATCGGGCCAAGGCGATGCTGGCGCGCACGCCGTCGTTCGTCAGCATCGCGCAGATCGCGGCGACCTGCGGTTATTACGACCAGGCGCATCTGAATCGGGACTTCGCGGAGCTGGCCGGATGCAGTCCGACCACCTGGCTGGCCGAGGAGATTCCATCCGTCCAAGACCCGGAGCTACCCGGCGAGTGAGGCTGAAGCCATGACTACGCCAACTTCCACCACCACCCACGTCTGGCCGTGCCTGGCCTTCCGGGATGCCCGGGCGGCGGCGCAATTCCTCACCGATGCTTTCGGTTTCGAGCTCACGGCGCTGTATGCGCGCGAGGACGATCCGTCCGTCGTCGAGCACGGCGAAATGCGCTGGCCGGCCGGCGGCGGCATCATGTTCGGCTCCACCGGCCGCAATGACAGCGAGTTCGGGCAGCGTCCAGCGGGCGCGGCCTCGCTGTATCTGGTGTGCGACGACCCGGACGCCCTCTACGAACGCGCCGCGAAGGCGGGCGCGCGCATCGTGCGCGAGATGCGCGATGAGGACTACGGTTCGCGCGGTTTCAGCGCCGCCGACCCGGAGGGCAACCTCTGGAGTTTCGGCACCTACGCCGGCGAATGACCAGCGCGCGACCCGCCGCCGCGCGGGTCGCGTTCTATTCCCGATGTGCGAGTTCCCACAACCGCGTGCGATAAGTGGACCGCAGTCCGCTTGATTGTTACGGTCGGTCATCGAAGCGAGAAGGTTTCATCCGAACGCACAGGAGACTCGATGACCACCACCCAGCCGACCGACCTGCTCGAGCTCGACGCCGCCGCCCAGGACCTGCTGTTCCGCGAGGCGCGCACCGCCAACACCTTCACCGACGAGCCGGTCGCCGACGAACAGATCCAGGCCATCTACGACCTGATCAAGTGGGGTCCGACCTCGATGAACCAGCAGCCGCTGCGCGCGGTGGTGCTGCGCTCGCCCGACGCCCGCGCCCGGCTGGTACAGCACATGGCCGAGGGCAACAAGGACAAGACCACCAAGGCACCGCTGACCGTGGTCCTGTTCGCCGACAACAACTTCCACGAGCACCTGCCCACGATGTTCCCGCATATGGAAGGCGCCAAGGACTTCTTCGCCGACGAGGCCTACCGCGAGCATTCGGCCAAGCTCAACGCCGCCCTGCAGATCGCCTACTTCATCGTCGGCATCCGCGCCGCCGGCTTGGCCGCCGGTCCGATGAACGGCTTCGACCATGCCGCCGTGGAGAAGGAATTCTTCCCCGAGGGTGGCCACCACGCGCTGGTCGCCATCAATATCGGCAAGCCCGGCCCGGACGCCTGGTTCCCGCGCAGCCCGCGGTTCGAGGCGAAGGACGTCATCACGACGCTCTGAGCGGCATCGCGATGTGCAGGTGTGGGCCCGTTGGTGCGGGCCCACCCGTCTGTCCGGACCTGCACCGCGAGCCGGGGGCGACGATGAACGATGACCCCAGCGCCGCAGCTATTGGGCTGTGTCCACGCCACTGTGCGGTCGACGGACCCAGCGTGACCGGGCGCGTGGCGGCAAAGGCGTTCAGGACGATCTGGCTATCGCAGCAGGCCGACGCCCTCGAGTCGCCACGTGAGGAGCTCGCGCGAACTCAACGTCCACCCAGCCCCGACAGAGCGATCCCGCGGATGAAGGCCCGCTGGGCGACGGCGTACAGCAGCAACAGCGGCAGCAGGATCAGCATCGACGTGGCCATGAGGATCGGCCACTTGGTGTGATACTGCCCTTGCAGGCGGACCAATCCCAGTGTGGCGGTGGCGATCTCGTCGCGCTGGATCATCACCAGCGGCCAGAGGAAATCGTTCCAGACCGTGATCCAGGTGAGTACGGCGAGCACCATGAGCGCGGGCCGGACCTGTGGGAGCAGGACGCGCCAGTAGATCTGCCAGGTGGTGCAGCCGTCGAGGATGGCGGCTTCCTCGAGTTCGGCGGGCAGCGTCAGGAAGAACTGGCGCATCAGATAGGTGCCGAAGGCGCTGCCGAAGACGCCGGGCACGATCATCGCCCAGGGGGTGTCCACCCAGCCGAAGGCACGCATGAGCAGGAATTGCGGGATGAGGGTGACTGTGAGCGGCACCATCAGTGTCGCCAGGTAGGCCAGGAACAGCGTCTCACGACCGCGAAAAGGCAAGCGCGCGAAGGCGTATCCGGCCAGTGAGCAGAAGAAGACCTGACCGGCCGTCACGCATGCGGCATAGACGGTGGTGTTGAGCAGCATCCGGCCGAGCGGGAGCAGATCGAATACTTCGGTGTAGTTCGACCACTGCGGATCGGCGGGGATCGGTGCGGGATCCGTGACGGCGCCCTCGCTTTTCAGCGATCCCGACAACGCCCACAGGATCGGCGTCAACGCTGCCCACGCGACGACCACGAGCGCCGCGTACACCCCGGCTCCGGACACCAACCGGCGGACGATCGCGCGATCCATCCGCGCCCCACCGCGATCGCGACGTGACCGCGCAACCCTCACTCGGGCTTCGGAAGGCGAAGTAGTCACAACCGGCACCGCATCGCCTCCCGTGTCCGGGCCGCCCACTCCGCACGACCGACGTGCTCGCCTCGCTCACAGCCACCGCCCGCGTCCCGGTTGCCCGCGCTCATGCCTTGCCGATCTCGATCGCCCGGGTCGCTGCCGCCCAGGTCTCCGCCCGCGGTGTATTCGAGCCCGACGGCGCGATCTGGCGCGGCTCCGCTGGATTCGACACTGGGATGCGGTCCGCCCGTGCGTTCGCGCTCATCCCTCGACCTCGCCTCGCCGCGCATACCGCAGTTGCAGCACCGTCAGCACGAACAATCCCGCGAACATCACCCACGCGAGCGCCGACGCGTACCCGACCTCGTAGAACGCGAAAGCGTGCTGGAACAGCATGATTCCGAGCAGGTAGGTGCCGGTTTCCGGGCCGCCGTTCCCGCCGGTCAGCGCATAGGCCTGGTCGAAGGCCTGGACCGAGTTGATGATCGTGATGACGAAGACGAACGACAGCGGACCGCGGATCAGCGGGATCGTGATCGACCAGAACCGTCTCAGCGCACCGGCGCCGTCGATACGCGCGGCCTCGTACAGCTGCTCGGGCACTCCTTGCATGGCCGCCAGCAGGATGACGGTGGCGAACGGCACGCTCTTCCACACCGTGACGATGCTCAACGACACCAGCGCCAGATCCGGGTCGATCAACCAGGGCACCGGATCGATGCCGAACCAGCCCAGCAGCAGGTTGAGCAGGCCGTCGTCGGTGGTGAAGATGAACCGCCACACCACCGCCATCGCCACCGTGGACGCGACCAGCGGCAGGAACGCGGCCGTGCGGAAGAAGCCGATGCCTGCCACCGCGCGATTCAGCAACGCGGCCACCACCAGCCCTATCGCGACCGTCGGGAGCAGCGTCAGCAGCGTGAAGACCACCGTATTTCGCACGGCGATGAGGAACAGCGGATCCGCGGTGAACAGCCTCCGGTAGTTCGCGAGCCCGACGAACCTCGGCGCACTGAACAAATCCCACGAGAAGAAGCTCAAATAGAGCGACACCACGAGCGGTCCGACCAGGAACACCCCCACCCCCGCCACATTCGCCGCGACAAACCACCGCCCCGCCCGCGCCCGCCGCCGCACCAGTTGCCCGGCGGCGCCCTGCCCGTCCCGCTCGCCGCGACGGCGCGCCGGCCCCAGCCGCGCTTCCTTCGGCTCGCTGTCGGCCTGCGGGCGCTGTCTCGGCTCGGAACCGTCCGTGCCGCTCGCCCGCGCCTCGGCACTCCGAGTTCGCGACTGCCACCGCCGGCCTCCCGCACCGCGGCTCCCCGTCACCGCGTGTCCTTCAACAGCGCATCCACGGTCCGGGTCAGGTCCGGATGTAGCGAGGACGCCGGTGCGGCGCCCCGCAGCACCCGGTTGGCGCCGCGTTCCAGCAGAGCCTGCACCTTGCCCCACTCGGGCGTGACCGGCAGCGCCCGGGAGTGCCTCGGGCCGTCGATCAGCACATCCAGGTGCGTGACATCCCGGTGCGCCGCGGCGAATTCACCGGATCCCAGCACCGATTTCAGCACCGGCACGAACAATCCGGACTCGGCGATGATCGCCTGCCCCACCGGCCCGGTCGCGAACTTCACGAATTCCCAGGCTTGTTCGATGCGCGGGCTGTCGGCGGCGATCGCCAGTCCGGTGCAGCCGACGTCGGTGATCGCGCCCGGTCCGCCGTGCGGTCCCACCGGCAGCACGGTCAGGTCGATGTCGAGATCGTCGTGTCCGGCGAATTCCGAGTACAGCCAGTGCCCGCCCAGCACCATGCCCACCCGCCCGCGCCGGAACAGGTCGGGCGCGGAGACCGATTGCTGATCGGCCACGCGTGGGGCGACCTTGTGCCGCACGGCGAGATCGGCATAGAACTGGAAGCCCGCCGCGAATCGCGGATCGCCCAGGTTGGTGCGGGTCGGCGCGACGGCCGGGGTGAACCAATCGACTCCGTTGTTCATCCCGAAGCAGGCCGCGGAGAAATACGGCACCCACGCGTCGGCGAAACCCC
This genomic interval carries:
- the ychF gene encoding redox-regulated ATPase YchF, encoding MSLTLGIVGLPNVGKSTLFNALTRNDVLAANYPFATIEPNVGVVPLPDPRLDKLAEIFGSERIVPATVSFVDIAGIVKGASEGAGLGNKFLANIREADAICQVVRVFADDDVVHVDGRVDPSADIEVIETELILADLQTLEKAVVRLDKEAKVKKDRKPVADAAKAAQEILNSGTTLFAAADRVDTELLKELSLLTTKPFLYVFNADESVLTDDAKIAELKASVAPADAVFLDAKVEAELLELDAESAAELLESIGQHEPGLHSLARAGFHTLGLQTYLTAGPKEARAWTIHQGDTAPKAAGVIHTDFERGFIKAEVVAYDDLVEAGSMAAAKAAGKVRMEGKDYVMVDGDVVEFRFNV
- a CDS encoding quinone oxidoreductase family protein, which gives rise to MRRVQYQHSGGPEVLEIVSVDVPTPGPGELLVRVEAVGVTLPVVRKVREQRDPIPLGGEIAGEVVAVGEGVENYAPGYRVTGLVFGHGYAEYALLSVAMASPIPDGASAVDAVALVRTGLVALGALDAANPVEGESALVTAAASGVGHLAVQLARVRGAARVVGAVSDPAKAEFVRGLGADEVVAYEDSAWGAPVDYALEAVGGELLAPALAAVRTGGRMVAYSSGGGTVEAFDLLSGAKSVTGFQIARIAREQPDVYEHWRQELWQYFASGLLHPAVHEEFALEDAAAAHTVIEKRANLGKVVLIP
- a CDS encoding AraC family transcriptional regulator translates to MAPISEVVTARPAPGLTAFIDRYIGYRMTGYPPGLHRGLPSRHMTFIVAIGPTIDVVTQTDAKQAPADYRCVLSGLQPGPAAIAHNGTQEGVAIELTPLGSRVLFGMPAGELWNLSVELSDVTGPVAQQLAEELHLHAQWPRRFEACDRVLTKLAHPDRLVSPELSWAWRAVVGSGGTLPVGPLAERIGWSRQHLTRRFGAEFGLSPKLAARIARFDRAKAMLARTPSFVSIAQIAATCGYYDQAHLNRDFAELAGCSPTTWLAEEIPSVQDPELPGE
- a CDS encoding VOC family protein; its protein translation is MTTPTSTTTHVWPCLAFRDARAAAQFLTDAFGFELTALYAREDDPSVVEHGEMRWPAGGGIMFGSTGRNDSEFGQRPAGAASLYLVCDDPDALYERAAKAGARIVREMRDEDYGSRGFSAADPEGNLWSFGTYAGE
- a CDS encoding malonic semialdehyde reductase, encoding MTTTQPTDLLELDAAAQDLLFREARTANTFTDEPVADEQIQAIYDLIKWGPTSMNQQPLRAVVLRSPDARARLVQHMAEGNKDKTTKAPLTVVLFADNNFHEHLPTMFPHMEGAKDFFADEAYREHSAKLNAALQIAYFIVGIRAAGLAAGPMNGFDHAAVEKEFFPEGGHHALVAINIGKPGPDAWFPRSPRFEAKDVITTL
- a CDS encoding carbohydrate ABC transporter permease; the protein is MDRAIVRRLVSGAGVYAALVVVAWAALTPILWALSGSLKSEGAVTDPAPIPADPQWSNYTEVFDLLPLGRMLLNTTVYAACVTAGQVFFCSLAGYAFARLPFRGRETLFLAYLATLMVPLTVTLIPQFLLMRAFGWVDTPWAMIVPGVFGSAFGTYLMRQFFLTLPAELEEAAILDGCTTWQIYWRVLLPQVRPALMVLAVLTWITVWNDFLWPLVMIQRDEIATATLGLVRLQGQYHTKWPILMATSMLILLPLLLLYAVAQRAFIRGIALSGLGGR
- a CDS encoding carbohydrate ABC transporter permease — protein: MVRRRARAGRWFVAANVAGVGVFLVGPLVVSLYLSFFSWDLFSAPRFVGLANYRRLFTADPLFLIAVRNTVVFTLLTLLPTVAIGLVVAALLNRAVAGIGFFRTAAFLPLVASTVAMAVVWRFIFTTDDGLLNLLLGWFGIDPVPWLIDPDLALVSLSIVTVWKSVPFATVILLAAMQGVPEQLYEAARIDGAGALRRFWSITIPLIRGPLSFVFVITIINSVQAFDQAYALTGGNGGPETGTYLLGIMLFQHAFAFYEVGYASALAWVMFAGLFVLTVLQLRYARRGEVEG
- a CDS encoding ABC transporter substrate-binding protein; amino-acid sequence: MSSIPVRRRTLLGSTLAAPLLAGGCGADDDALTFFFGARPEEARVRRRIIDEFRKIHPEIRIRTVVSGPDALQQMLTYCAGGKCPDIMMAWELLYAGLAERGVLLDLNTLLDRDPEYASALRRDSFPALYDTFRYSGGQYALPEQWSGVFLYYNRELFARAGVQAPRNWDEGWSFAEFLDACRAITSRDGKGRWGFADAWVPYFSAACFGMNNGVDWFTPAVAPTRTNLGDPRFAAGFQFYADLAVRHKVAPRVADQQSVSAPDLFRRGRVGMVLGGHWLYSEFAGHDDLDIDLTVLPVGPHGGPGAITDVGCTGLAIAADSPRIEQAWEFVKFATGPVGQAIIAESGLFVPVLKSVLGSGEFAAAHRDVTHLDVLIDGPRHSRALPVTPEWGKVQALLERGANRVLRGAAPASSLHPDLTRTVDALLKDTR